In Campylobacter sp. RM16189, a genomic segment contains:
- the ccoN gene encoding cytochrome-c oxidase, cbb3-type subunit I, with product MRPSNALNYDYTVAKYFMFATILFGIIGMAIGVIIAFQMAYPDLNYLAGEYGTFGRLRPLHTSGVIFGFMLSGIFATWYYIGQRVLKVSMNESPFLMFIGKFHFYLYMVVMVLAVISLFAGVSTSKEYAELEWPLDIGVVLVWVLWGVSIFGLIGIRREKTLYISLWYYIATFLGVAMLYLFNNMAVPTKFVSGYGDWWHSVSMYAGTNDALVQWWYGHNAVAFVFTVAIIAQIYYFLPKESGQPVFSYKLSLFAFWGLMFVYLWAGGHHLLYSTVPDWMQTMGSVFSVVLILPSWGSAINMLLTMKGEWVQIRENPLIKFMILASTFYMFSTLEGPILSIKSVNALAHFTDWIPGHVHDGTLGWVGFMTMAALYHMTPRVMKREIYSKSLMEVQFWIQTTGIVLYFASMWIAGITQGMMWRATDQFGNLAYSFIDTVTVLIPYYWIRAIGGLLYLVGFFIFTYNIYKSMSAKELTKEPFSASPAGVRG from the coding sequence ATGCGACCATCAAATGCATTAAACTACGATTATACCGTAGCTAAGTACTTTATGTTTGCTACAATACTATTTGGCATCATCGGTATGGCTATCGGCGTAATAATAGCATTTCAGATGGCATATCCCGATCTAAATTATCTTGCCGGAGAGTATGGGACATTCGGTCGTCTTAGACCGCTTCATACATCAGGAGTTATATTTGGATTTATGCTTTCTGGTATATTTGCGACCTGGTATTATATAGGACAAAGGGTGCTAAAGGTCTCTATGAACGAATCGCCGTTTTTAATGTTTATCGGCAAATTTCACTTCTATTTATATATGGTTGTGATGGTTCTTGCGGTGATAAGTTTATTTGCCGGAGTTAGTACTTCAAAGGAGTATGCGGAGCTTGAATGGCCTCTTGATATAGGAGTTGTTCTTGTTTGGGTTCTTTGGGGTGTTAGTATATTCGGACTTATCGGAATTCGCCGCGAAAAGACGCTTTATATCTCGCTTTGGTATTATATAGCGACATTTCTTGGTGTTGCTATGTTATATCTGTTTAATAATATGGCGGTTCCTACGAAATTTGTTTCGGGATACGGCGACTGGTGGCATTCTGTCTCTATGTATGCAGGAACCAATGATGCTTTAGTTCAGTGGTGGTATGGACACAACGCTGTTGCTTTCGTATTTACAGTCGCGATAATTGCTCAAATTTATTATTTCCTTCCAAAAGAGAGTGGACAGCCGGTATTCTCATATAAGTTATCGCTTTTTGCTTTCTGGGGACTTATGTTTGTATATCTTTGGGCTGGTGGACACCACCTTCTTTATTCTACCGTTCCTGACTGGATGCAGACTATGGGATCTGTATTCTCAGTAGTTCTTATACTGCCATCTTGGGGTTCTGCTATAAACATGCTTTTAACAATGAAGGGCGAGTGGGTTCAGATACGTGAAAATCCGTTAATTAAATTTATGATTTTAGCTTCTACGTTTTATATGTTCTCAACTCTTGAGGGACCAATTCTATCCATTAAGTCAGTAAATGCTCTTGCGCACTTTACAGATTGGATTCCTGGACACGTTCATGACGGCACACTTGGTTGGGTTGGATTTATGACTATGGCGGCACTTTATCATATGACTCCTCGCGTAATGAAGCGTGAAATTTACTCAAAATCATTGATGGAAGTTCAATTTTGGATCCAAACAACAGGTATAGTTTTATACTTTGCATCAATGTGGATAGCTGGAATTACTCAGGGTATGATGTGGAGAGCAACTGATCAGTTTGGAAATCTTGCATATTCATTTATAGATACTGTCACGGTACTTATTCCATATTACTGGATCAGAGCTATAGGCGGACTTTTGTATCTGGTAGGATTTTTTATATTTACTTACAATATATATAAGTCAATGTCGGCTAAAGAGCTTACGAAAGAGCCATTTAGTGCAAGTCCTGCAGGTGTAAGGGGGTAG
- the ccoO gene encoding cytochrome-c oxidase, cbb3-type subunit II: MFSWLEKNPFFFAVAVFIVIAYAGVIEILPDFANRARPLEGIKPPTVLELAGKHIYMKDSCNACHTQMIRPFKSETDRYGMYSLSGEYAYDRPHLWGSKRTGPDLKRVGNYRTTDWHENHMLEPTSVVPGSIMPAYKHMFKNNADIETAYGEALTTKKVFNVPYDTEGMPKLGTWEEAQSIVKEQAQMIVDEMKNQEVKDAFARGEIREIVAIIAYLNSLK, encoded by the coding sequence ATGTTTAGTTGGTTAGAAAAAAATCCATTCTTTTTTGCCGTTGCTGTCTTTATAGTTATCGCGTATGCAGGAGTTATCGAAATTTTACCTGATTTTGCAAATCGCGCAAGACCGCTTGAGGGCATAAAGCCTCCTACGGTTTTAGAACTTGCTGGTAAGCATATATATATGAAAGATAGCTGTAATGCATGTCATACGCAGATGATTCGTCCTTTTAAAAGTGAGACCGATAGATACGGTATGTACTCTTTAAGCGGCGAATACGCTTACGATCGCCCTCATCTTTGGGGTTCTAAAAGAACAGGTCCTGATCTAAAACGTGTAGGCAACTACCGCACAACCGATTGGCACGAAAATCATATGCTAGAGCCTACATCTGTAGTGCCTGGTTCTATTATGCCAGCCTATAAGCATATGTTTAAAAATAATGCCGATATTGAGACGGCTTATGGTGAAGCCTTGACTACTAAAAAAGTATTTAATGTGCCTTACGATACGGAAGGAATGCCTAAGCTTGGCACATGGGAAGAGGCTCAGTCAATAGTAAAAGAGCAGGCTCAAATGATAGTTGATGAGATGAAAAATCAAGAAGTAAAAGATGCGTTTGCAAGAGGCGAGATAAGAGAGATCGTCGCTATAATCGCATACTTAAATAGCTTGAAATAA
- a CDS encoding cytochrome c oxidase, cbb3-type, CcoQ subunit: MDVQALREIQGYGFFFFTVFLVVVLYSYCYHLYKSERTGRRNYEKYSNLVLKDDLSDEILESVSTSKNVKKES, from the coding sequence GTGGATGTGCAGGCTTTAAGAGAGATTCAAGGTTACGGATTTTTCTTCTTTACCGTTTTTTTAGTGGTTGTACTATATAGCTATTGCTATCATTTGTATAAATCAGAAAGAACAGGCAGGAGAAACTATGAAAAATACTCAAATTTAGTGTTAAAAGATGATTTGAGCGATGAAATTTTAGAGTCCGTATCTACGAGCAAGAATGTTAAAAAGGAAAGTTGA